The Desulfuromonas sp. genomic interval CGCCTGGTTCCCCGGCCGGGGCGCATCGTGGAGGGGGAGATCCTGTTCGGGGGCGAAGACCTGCGCCGCATCCCCGAGGACGAGATGCGCCGCATCCGGGGCAACCAAATCGCGATGATTTTCCAGGAGCCGATGACCTCCCTCAACCCGGTCCTCCGGGTGGGCGAGCAGATCGGAGAGGTCCTGCGCCTGCACAAGGGGCTGTCACCCCAGGGGGCCCTGGAGGCGGCGGTGAAGCTCCTCTCCCAGGTCGGCATCCCTTCGCCGGAGCAGCGGGTCGGCGAGTACCCCCACCAACTCTCCGGGGGGCTGCGGCAGCGGGTGATGATCGCCATGGCCCTGGCCTGCGACCCGCGCCTGCTCATCGCCGACGAGCCGACCACCGCCCTCGACGTGACCATCCAGGCCCAGATCATGGAACTGCTCCACGATCTCAAGAAGACGCGGGAGATGGCCACCCTGCTCATCACCCACGACCTCGGGGTGGTCGCCGAGGCAGCGGACCGGGTGGCCATCATGTACGCCGGCCTGATCGTGGAATACGCGCCGGTACGGGTCCTCTTCGACCACCCGCTCCACCCCTACACCAGGGGGCTGTTGGCCTGCGTCCCCCGCCTCGGTGAAAAGCGCGACCGCCTGGAACCCATATCGGGCCAGGTCCCCAGCCCCGGAGAGCTGCCCCCGGGCTGTTCCTTCCTCGATCGCTGCCCGGAGGCCTTCGCCCCCTGCCGGGGCAAAGTTCCCGAACTGCGCGAGGTCAGCCCCGGACACCTGGTGCGCTGCTGGAGAGACTAGATGGACACCCTCCTGGACGTGCGCGACCTGCGCAAGAGCTTCTCCGTCTCCCCCGGCCCCCTCGGAGGGAAAAACCTCGAACTGCGTGCGGTGGACGGCGTCTCCTTCACCCTGCGCAAAGGCGAGACCCTCGGCCTGGTCGGTGAATCGGGCTGCGGCAAGTCAACCACCGGGAAGCTCATCCTGCGCCTGCTCGAGGCCGACGACGGACAGGTGACCTTCGGCGGACAGGAGATCCTGGGGATTTCGCCCCGCCGGCTGCGTCCGTTGCGACGCCAGATGCAGATGATCTTCCAGGACCCCTATTCCTCCCTCAATCCCCGGATGCGGGTGGGAGAGATCGTGGGCGAACCGCTGAAAATTCATGGCCTTGCCAGCGGAACGGGCCTTAAGGAGGAGGTCCTTCGCCTGCTGAAGACCGTCGGCCTGGCCGAGCAGCACTACGAACGCTATCCCCACGAATTCTCCGGCGGACAGCGCCAGCGCATCGGCATCGCCCGCGCCCTTGCGGTGCGCCCCAGCCTGATCGTCGCCGACGAACCGGTCTCGGCCCTCGACCTCTCCATTCAGGCCCAGGTCGTCAACCTGCTCCAGGACATCCAGGAGGAGTTCGGCCTGACCTACCTCTTTATCGCCCACGACCTTGCGGTGGTCGAGCACATCAGCGACCGGGTAGCGGTCATGTACCTCGGGCGGATCGTCGAACTGGCCGACGCTGGCGACCTTTACCGCAAGCCCCTCCATCCCTACACCGAGGCCCTGCTCAACTCCGTTCCGGTACCCGACCCTGCCCGCCGAGACAGCGGCCCCTTGCTCAAGGGCGAAGTCCCCTCCCCCCTCTTCCCACCCAGCGGCTGCCACTTTCACCCCCGCTGCCCCTACGCCCGCGATCTCTGCGCCACCCAAAGCCCGCCCCTGGAGGAGAAGGGCGGTGGCCGCCAGGCGGCCTGCCACTTCAGCGACGAGGTTGGAAAGCACAGGAAACACAAATAAATAAACGTACGCCGAAAAGCATTCCATAGGGACATAGGGGTCATTTCCCGCCAGGAACCCTGTCCCTTCACCCGCCGCGCCGGTAACTCTCTCACCCGCGCGGCGTTTTTTTTATCGCCAACCCGCTCAGATTTGGTTAAGATAAGGCCTGATTTTTTAACCCTCTCCGAACCGCCCCCAAACCATGACAAAACGGCCCACAGAAAGACTCGGCGTCACCACCCTCGAGGACATCAGCACGCTTATCCTCCAGTCGCACGACCTGGGCGAGACATTGAACAACATTGTCTCGCTCGTCGCAAAGAGAATGAGGACGGAGGTCTGCTCCATCTATCTTCTCGAGGACGACCACCAGACACTGTGCCTGCGGGCCAGCAAGGGCCTCTCCCGGAAAGCCATCGGCAAGGTCAGCATGCGCATCGGCGAGGGCCTGACCGGAATGGCCGCCGAAGGGCGCCGCCCGGTGGCCATTCAGGAACCGCAAAGCCACCCCCGCTACCGCTATTTCAAGGAGACGGGCGAGGAGCGCTTCCATTCCTTCCTCGGCATCCCCCTTTTCGACCGCAAGAACCCCCTGGGGGTTATCGCCATCCAGACCACGGAAACCCGGCAGTTCAGCTCCGAAGAGATCAGCGCCCTCTCGACCATCGCCTTTCAGGTTTCGTCGATCGTCATCAACGCCCGCCTGCTCGACAGCATCCGCACCCAGGAGGAAGAGAAGAACCGCTTTGCCCGCGAACTCGAAGAGACCCGGCGCTCCATGGCCGAACCGGTCCCTGCCGCCGAGGTGGGAACGGA includes:
- a CDS encoding ABC transporter ATP-binding protein; this encodes MQPLLEVRNLMTYFFTSGGLVKAIQGVDFSIGQGETLALVGESGCGKSMTALSLLRLVPRPGRIVEGEILFGGEDLRRIPEDEMRRIRGNQIAMIFQEPMTSLNPVLRVGEQIGEVLRLHKGLSPQGALEAAVKLLSQVGIPSPEQRVGEYPHQLSGGLRQRVMIAMALACDPRLLIADEPTTALDVTIQAQIMELLHDLKKTREMATLLITHDLGVVAEAADRVAIMYAGLIVEYAPVRVLFDHPLHPYTRGLLACVPRLGEKRDRLEPISGQVPSPGELPPGCSFLDRCPEAFAPCRGKVPELREVSPGHLVRCWRD
- a CDS encoding oligopeptide/dipeptide ABC transporter ATP-binding protein, translated to MDTLLDVRDLRKSFSVSPGPLGGKNLELRAVDGVSFTLRKGETLGLVGESGCGKSTTGKLILRLLEADDGQVTFGGQEILGISPRRLRPLRRQMQMIFQDPYSSLNPRMRVGEIVGEPLKIHGLASGTGLKEEVLRLLKTVGLAEQHYERYPHEFSGGQRQRIGIARALAVRPSLIVADEPVSALDLSIQAQVVNLLQDIQEEFGLTYLFIAHDLAVVEHISDRVAVMYLGRIVELADAGDLYRKPLHPYTEALLNSVPVPDPARRDSGPLLKGEVPSPLFPPSGCHFHPRCPYARDLCATQSPPLEEKGGGRQAACHFSDEVGKHRKHK